The stretch of DNA GGAAAAAATTTAATGACCCCAACATCTAGCATacttattttgtgaaataaaaatccaaaaaacaaGAACCCTATGATTGAATAATTCATCTTAGAGTTAAAAGATCAAAATTTACGTCTCTTCAAAGCGATTTTAAATGTTTTCGAATTTGAGATATTCGGTTAGTAAAAGACAGCCCAAATATATTCTTCCATTTTgcttcaaaaattcaaaaaattcaaaaaatatattatgagatcaaatcttttttttttttggttttctttttcttttaacaatttCAATactatttggaaaaaaaaatttcatcaatTCCTAATGGTTACAGATTATTTGTTAAATGTGATATAGTTATTTCACCTAGTGGAAACAACAATGGATCGCTACAAAAACTCGAGCTGGCGGCCCAAAAGAGCCCATATCTGAATGGCCACACCAACACTCACTTATCCTCGTTCCCAAACAACCCCTAAACCTCATCGTCTCCACACtcctaaaaccctaacaagAACCCTTTAGCTCTTCTCATTTCCTTTTCAAAGGAACCATTTTCCCAAATCCCACTGAGAAATCTCAAACATTTCCAACCATGTCGATCTCCAAAGCCGCCTTTTTCAACCACCTCCAAACACTAGCGAGATCCTACCGTCCCCGTGTCCCGCCGCAGCCATTTCTCGCCGTCCGATTCATGTCATTCGCGACCCAAGAAGAAGCCGCCGCTGAACGTCGTCGTCGTAAGCGTCGTCTTCGTATGGAGCCACCGGTTAACTCGTTCAACAGATCTCAGCAGCAATCACAAATCTCTAGACCGATTCAGAACCCTAACGTCCCCAAATTGCCTGACTCTGTGGCTGCTGTCGTAGGGAAACGCCTCGATCTCCATAACCACATCCTGAAACTGATCCGAGAGAATGATCTTGAAGAAGCTGCTCTGTACACTCGTCACTCTGTGTATTCGAATTGCCGGCCGACGATTTTTACAGTGAACGCTGTTTTAGCGGCGCAGCTTCGGCAAGCCAAGTATGGAGCGCTTCTGCAATTGCATGGATTCATTAACCAAGCTGGTATCGCACCTAATATCATCACTTACAATTTGATTTTCCAGGCTTATCTTGATGTTAGGAAACCTGAGATTGCGTTGGAGCATTACAAGTTGTTTATAGAGAACGCTCCGTTGAATCCTTCGATTGCTACTTTTAGGATATTGGTTAAGGGTTTAGTTAGTAATGATAATCTTGAGAAAGCTATGGAGATTAAGGAAGATATGGGTGTTAGAGGTTTTGTTGCAGACCCTGTTGTTTATAGTTATCTTATGATGGGGTGTGTGAAGGCTTCTGATGCTGATGGTGTGTTGAAGCTTTATGAGGAGTTGAAGGAGAAGTTTGGTGGGTTTGTTGAGGATGGTGTGGTTTATGGGCAGTTGATGAAGGGGTATTTCATGAAGGGGATGGAAAAAGAAGCCATGGAGTTTTATGAGGAAGCTACTGGAGAGAATTCAAAGGTAAGGATGAGTGCTATGGCGTATAACTATGTGCTGGAGGCTTTGAATGAGAATGGGAAGTTTGATGAGGCTTTGAAGTTGTTTGATGCGGTGAAAAAGGAACATAACCCGCCGAGGCGTTTGGCTGTAAATTTGGGAACTTTTAATGTGATGGTTGATGGGTACTGTGCAGAAGGAAAGTTTGGGGATGCTGTGGATGTTTTCAGGCAAATGGGTGATTTTAGGTGTAGTCCTGATGCTTTATCGTTCAACAATTTGATAAATCAGCTGTGCGACAATGGATTGTTGGCTGAGGCTGAGAAGCTTTATGGTGAAATGGATGAGAAAAAGGTGAAGCCTGATGAGTACACATTTGGGTTGTTAATGGATACTTGTTTCAAGGAAGGTAAGATAGATGAAGGAGCTGCGTATTACAAAACAATGGTTGAGTCTAACTTAAGACCGAACTTGGATGTGTATAACCGATTGCAAGATCAGTTGATTACAGCCGGGAAACTCGATGATGCAAAATCCTTCTTCGATATGATGGTGAGCAAACTCAAGATGGACGATGAGGCTTACAAATTCATCATGAGGGCGTTAAGTGAAGCTGGTAGAATCGATGAGATGCTCAAGATTGTGGATGATATGCTAGATGATGAGACGGTCAGAGTGAGTGAGGAAATACAAGAGTTTGTGAAAGAAGAGCTGAGgaaaggaggaagagagggaGATCTGGAGAAACtaattgaagagaaagagagattgaaagCAGAGGCAAAGGCGAAAGAGTtagaagaagcagaagcaaagaagaagagtcaACAAATTAACATAGCTTCATTAATAACTCCAAAAGTAGTGgaagcaaagaaagaagaggCAAAGCTGCAATGGGAAAATGAAAATGGTGGTGTTGAAGAAGCCGATGTGGTGGAGATGACTGAAGGAGTAGAAGCAGGTGGATCAACCGGTCAGGATCTGCCTTCTTGCTGATGGTCTTTTAGTACTTAATTAGAGTCTCTATTTATCTTCCTATTATTTAACTTTATGTAATTAGGGATTTGGTTGGGACAATAAGCTATAATTTGTCACTTGCTATAATGCAGGTTTGGCaaaatccttttttctttttcaagtttgcTTCTGCTATTTTCTTAACATGTTCTGTAGCTACTTTGGCCATTTGTTTTACATCATGTCTGTGTATACGTTTCTTTAATAATCTGACAGTTTGAAGTTAATAGTGAACGAGATGTTTGGGAACATTGATTTTCAAATTTCCGTACAGGAAACAACAGAAACATATCAtcattagaaaattttagattatATACACACACGGTcaagtcaaaaccaaaacaaataaaagtccAGAAACGCAGAACCGAAGCTAACCGTTCTATACCAAACCGTTTTACTACCATtccagaaaatttatttaaatctaTCATCTGATTATAGGCTTTTCCATa from Camelina sativa cultivar DH55 chromosome 9, Cs, whole genome shotgun sequence encodes:
- the LOC104711427 gene encoding pentatricopeptide repeat-containing protein At3g49240-like; the encoded protein is MSISKAAFFNHLQTLARSYRPRVPPQPFLAVRFMSFATQEEAAAERRRRKRRLRMEPPVNSFNRSQQQSQISRPIQNPNVPKLPDSVAAVVGKRLDLHNHILKLIRENDLEEAALYTRHSVYSNCRPTIFTVNAVLAAQLRQAKYGALLQLHGFINQAGIAPNIITYNLIFQAYLDVRKPEIALEHYKLFIENAPLNPSIATFRILVKGLVSNDNLEKAMEIKEDMGVRGFVADPVVYSYLMMGCVKASDADGVLKLYEELKEKFGGFVEDGVVYGQLMKGYFMKGMEKEAMEFYEEATGENSKVRMSAMAYNYVLEALNENGKFDEALKLFDAVKKEHNPPRRLAVNLGTFNVMVDGYCAEGKFGDAVDVFRQMGDFRCSPDALSFNNLINQLCDNGLLAEAEKLYGEMDEKKVKPDEYTFGLLMDTCFKEGKIDEGAAYYKTMVESNLRPNLDVYNRLQDQLITAGKLDDAKSFFDMMVSKLKMDDEAYKFIMRALSEAGRIDEMLKIVDDMLDDETVRVSEEIQEFVKEELRKGGREGDLEKLIEEKERLKAEAKAKELEEAEAKKKSQQINIASLITPKVVEAKKEEAKLQWENENGGVEEADVVEMTEGVEAGGSTGQDLPSC